A region from the Tachysurus vachellii isolate PV-2020 chromosome 25, HZAU_Pvac_v1, whole genome shotgun sequence genome encodes:
- the c25h11orf65 gene encoding protein MFI isoform X2, which yields MKKEKMKCSYLLSRAFTSSPPIRVEEEEEDKESPSTQDSLCDRAARVIQRTWRKHANIVVFKYFKNLVNFRHQGDPHLLLKYINPREADILDAAAGVYIRFRLGGTSFPPNVYYKIFTHRPIVDMCANSPKDYTHPGQKRAVAQQVHNGVPLVQDDRTGWYRRVENNGWRLLSGKIYLHGDPITQDTGCKRTEFHHCKLIRRQDAERKRKIRKIEWMKKMYNEGAVHDHAEHRDTVVLQETSDKSERLEPGGVVDQEVDELIEWTNALNFDEYINEWKLVGTSKSSVLQKDKQQVLSAHDPQEFSELTQDIGCLLPARVSSLNHSQYTRGVI from the exons ATGAAGAAGGAAAAGATGAAATGCTCTTATCTACTTAGCAG AGCCTTCACTTCCTCTCCACCTATTCGggttgaagaagaagaagaagataaagagtCGCCGTCCACACAGGACAGTTTGTGTGACCGAGCAGCCAGAGTCATCCAGAGAACATGGAGGAAACATGCT AACATTGTTGTGTTTAAATACTTCAAGAATCTGGTGAACTTCAGGCATCAGGGTGATCCACACCTCCTGCTCAAATATATCAACCCCAGAGAG GCTGATATTTTGGATGCTGCTGCAGGAGTCTACATTCGCTTCCGACTCGGTGGA ACCAGCTTTCCCCCAAACGTCTACTATAAAATCTTCACACATCGGCCAATTGTGGACATGTGCGCCAACAGCCCCAAAGACTACACGCATCCTGGGCAGAAGAGAGCCGTCGCACAGCAGGTCCATAACGGCGTGCCGTTGGTTCAGGATGACCGCACGGGTTGGTACCGTCGGGTGGAGAACAACGGCTGGAGGCTGCTCTCTGGCAAG ATTTATCTTCATGGAGACCCCATTACTCAAGACACAGGCTGCAAAAGAACTGAATTCCATCACTGCAAACTCATCCGACGGCAAGACGccgagagaaagaggaaaatcaGAAAAATTGAGTGGATGAAAAAAAT GTATAATGAAGGGGCTGTGCACGATCACGCTGAACACAGAGACACCGTGGTGCTGCAGGAGACTTCAGATAAAAGTGAGCGGCTTGAACCCGGTGGGGTCGTAGACCAGGAGGTAGACGAGCTGATCGAGTGGACCAATGCCCTCAACTTTGATGA gTATATAAACGAATGGAAGCTTGTGGGTACGAGTAAATCTTCAGTGCTTCAGAAAG ATAAGCAGCAGGTTCTCTCTGCACACGACCCTCAGGAGTTCTCCGAGCTCACGCAGGACATCGGCTGCCTCCTACCTGCTCGTGTCTCCAGTCTGAATCACTCACAATACACAAGAGGTGTCATCTGA
- the c25h11orf65 gene encoding protein MFI isoform X1 — translation MKKEKMKCSYLLSRAFTSSPPIRVEEEEEDKESPSTQDSLCDRAARVIQRTWRKHANIVVFKYFKNLVNFRHQGDPHLLLKYINPREADILDAAAGVYIRFRLGGTSFPPNVYYKIFTHRPIVDMCANSPKDYTHPGQKRAVAQQVHNGVPLVQDDRTGWYRRVENNGWRLLSGKIYLHGDPITQDTGCKRTEFHHCKLIRRQDAERKRKIRKIEWMKKMYNEGAVHDHAEHRDTVVLQETSDKSERLEPGGVVDQEVDELIEWTNALNFDEYINEWKLVDKQQVLSAHDPQEFSELTQDIGCLLPARVSSLNHSQYTRGVI, via the exons ATGAAGAAGGAAAAGATGAAATGCTCTTATCTACTTAGCAG AGCCTTCACTTCCTCTCCACCTATTCGggttgaagaagaagaagaagataaagagtCGCCGTCCACACAGGACAGTTTGTGTGACCGAGCAGCCAGAGTCATCCAGAGAACATGGAGGAAACATGCT AACATTGTTGTGTTTAAATACTTCAAGAATCTGGTGAACTTCAGGCATCAGGGTGATCCACACCTCCTGCTCAAATATATCAACCCCAGAGAG GCTGATATTTTGGATGCTGCTGCAGGAGTCTACATTCGCTTCCGACTCGGTGGA ACCAGCTTTCCCCCAAACGTCTACTATAAAATCTTCACACATCGGCCAATTGTGGACATGTGCGCCAACAGCCCCAAAGACTACACGCATCCTGGGCAGAAGAGAGCCGTCGCACAGCAGGTCCATAACGGCGTGCCGTTGGTTCAGGATGACCGCACGGGTTGGTACCGTCGGGTGGAGAACAACGGCTGGAGGCTGCTCTCTGGCAAG ATTTATCTTCATGGAGACCCCATTACTCAAGACACAGGCTGCAAAAGAACTGAATTCCATCACTGCAAACTCATCCGACGGCAAGACGccgagagaaagaggaaaatcaGAAAAATTGAGTGGATGAAAAAAAT GTATAATGAAGGGGCTGTGCACGATCACGCTGAACACAGAGACACCGTGGTGCTGCAGGAGACTTCAGATAAAAGTGAGCGGCTTGAACCCGGTGGGGTCGTAGACCAGGAGGTAGACGAGCTGATCGAGTGGACCAATGCCCTCAACTTTGATGA gTATATAAACGAATGGAAGCTTGTGG ATAAGCAGCAGGTTCTCTCTGCACACGACCCTCAGGAGTTCTCCGAGCTCACGCAGGACATCGGCTGCCTCCTACCTGCTCGTGTCTCCAGTCTGAATCACTCACAATACACAAGAGGTGTCATCTGA
- the apoob gene encoding apolipoprotein O, b isoform X1, giving the protein MLNVGMLTSRRLVKAVLPLTLPGSLVLVSGRVFAADENEESESPLLTDELSLYSTPHTRVPHVKPEVGSMEQSVASLRKSAEPYTAWFQEKSSYALDKAEEYYKTIEPVIDASVQTVGDTYEFLLNPPSKFYPSIGAVGFSAILGLYLVKGGRVKRLLFPTGLMTLSASVFYPQQAASLAKEAKNQMFSLGSQTRVFMEDVWKRISPGKEN; this is encoded by the exons ATGTTAAATGTAGGAATGTTGACTAGCCGAAGATTAGTGaag GCGGTGTTGCCCCTGACGTTGCCCGGGTCTCTGGTCCTCGTGTCAGGACGGGTTTTTGCTGCTGATGAGAATGAAGAAAGCGAGTCGCCTCTGCTCACAGATgag ctctcTCTGTACAGCACCCCACACACTCGAGTGCCACACGTGAAGCCAGAAGTCGGCTCCATGGAGCAGAGTGTAGCGTCTCTGAGGAAGTCAGCAGAGCCATACACAGCATGGTTTCAG GAAAAGTCCTCATACGCCCTGGATAAAGCAGAG GAGTATTATAAGACCATTGAGCCTGTCATCGATGCGTCTGTACAGACTGTGGGAG acaCTTATGAGTTTCTATTGAATCCTCCATCCAAGTTCTACCCAAGTATCGGTGCTGTGGGATTTTCTGCGATTCTCGGACTTTACCTTG TTAAAGGTGGCAGAGTGAAGCGACTTCTCTTCCCGACTGGACTGATGACTCTGAGTGCCTCTGTGTTTTACCCACAGCAGGCTGCCTCTCTGGCCAAG GAGGCCAAAAACCAGATGTTCAGTTTGGGTTCACAGACACGCGTGTTTATGGAGGACGTGTGGAAGAGAATATCACCTGGCAAGGAG
- the apoob gene encoding apolipoprotein O, b isoform X3, with product MLNVGMLTSRRLVKAVLPLTLPGSLVLVSGRVFAADENEESESPLLTDELSLYSTPHTRVPHVKPEVGSMEQSVASLRKSAEPYTAWFQEYYKTIEPVIDASVQTVGDTYEFLLNPPSKFYPSIGAVGFSAILGLYLVKGGRVKRLLFPTGLMTLSASVFYPQQAASLAKEAKNQMFSLGSQTRVFMEDVWKRISPGKEN from the exons ATGTTAAATGTAGGAATGTTGACTAGCCGAAGATTAGTGaag GCGGTGTTGCCCCTGACGTTGCCCGGGTCTCTGGTCCTCGTGTCAGGACGGGTTTTTGCTGCTGATGAGAATGAAGAAAGCGAGTCGCCTCTGCTCACAGATgag ctctcTCTGTACAGCACCCCACACACTCGAGTGCCACACGTGAAGCCAGAAGTCGGCTCCATGGAGCAGAGTGTAGCGTCTCTGAGGAAGTCAGCAGAGCCATACACAGCATGGTTTCAG GAGTATTATAAGACCATTGAGCCTGTCATCGATGCGTCTGTACAGACTGTGGGAG acaCTTATGAGTTTCTATTGAATCCTCCATCCAAGTTCTACCCAAGTATCGGTGCTGTGGGATTTTCTGCGATTCTCGGACTTTACCTTG TTAAAGGTGGCAGAGTGAAGCGACTTCTCTTCCCGACTGGACTGATGACTCTGAGTGCCTCTGTGTTTTACCCACAGCAGGCTGCCTCTCTGGCCAAG GAGGCCAAAAACCAGATGTTCAGTTTGGGTTCACAGACACGCGTGTTTATGGAGGACGTGTGGAAGAGAATATCACCTGGCAAGGAG
- the apoob gene encoding apolipoprotein O, b isoform X2: MLTSRRLVKAVLPLTLPGSLVLVSGRVFAADENEESESPLLTDELSLYSTPHTRVPHVKPEVGSMEQSVASLRKSAEPYTAWFQEKSSYALDKAEEYYKTIEPVIDASVQTVGDTYEFLLNPPSKFYPSIGAVGFSAILGLYLVKGGRVKRLLFPTGLMTLSASVFYPQQAASLAKEAKNQMFSLGSQTRVFMEDVWKRISPGKEN, translated from the exons ATGTTGACTAGCCGAAGATTAGTGaag GCGGTGTTGCCCCTGACGTTGCCCGGGTCTCTGGTCCTCGTGTCAGGACGGGTTTTTGCTGCTGATGAGAATGAAGAAAGCGAGTCGCCTCTGCTCACAGATgag ctctcTCTGTACAGCACCCCACACACTCGAGTGCCACACGTGAAGCCAGAAGTCGGCTCCATGGAGCAGAGTGTAGCGTCTCTGAGGAAGTCAGCAGAGCCATACACAGCATGGTTTCAG GAAAAGTCCTCATACGCCCTGGATAAAGCAGAG GAGTATTATAAGACCATTGAGCCTGTCATCGATGCGTCTGTACAGACTGTGGGAG acaCTTATGAGTTTCTATTGAATCCTCCATCCAAGTTCTACCCAAGTATCGGTGCTGTGGGATTTTCTGCGATTCTCGGACTTTACCTTG TTAAAGGTGGCAGAGTGAAGCGACTTCTCTTCCCGACTGGACTGATGACTCTGAGTGCCTCTGTGTTTTACCCACAGCAGGCTGCCTCTCTGGCCAAG GAGGCCAAAAACCAGATGTTCAGTTTGGGTTCACAGACACGCGTGTTTATGGAGGACGTGTGGAAGAGAATATCACCTGGCAAGGAG